One genomic segment of bacterium includes these proteins:
- a CDS encoding GlsB/YeaQ/YmgE family stress response membrane protein produces MPVHVWIILGLLAGWLGSLVMGERQGFVMNVLVGVIGAILGGFLFSLCGQDAITGLNLWSFFVALVGAIILIAFFRVIRGPQVG; encoded by the coding sequence ATGCCTGTACATGTTTGGATCATCTTGGGGCTCTTGGCCGGTTGGCTGGGGTCGCTAGTGATGGGGGAGCGCCAGGGATTTGTCATGAATGTCCTGGTGGGAGTCATTGGCGCCATCCTGGGCGGCTTTCTCTTCAGCCTCTGTGGCCAAGACGCCATCACGGGATTGAACCTGTGGAGCTTCTTCGTGGCCCTGGTGGGCGCGATCATCCTGATCGCGTTCTTCCGGGTGATTCGGGGCCCACAGGTCGGGTAA
- a CDS encoding prepilin-type N-terminal cleavage/methylation domain-containing protein, with protein sequence MRRGFTLIELLVVIAIIAILAAILFPVFAKAREKARQTSCLSNVKQVLLAHLSYAQDYDETFLSGRYTGVCMYGHTHLDAAPAAINDYRGWANHLVPYIKNSQIFRCPSQTPGTCTSGTGEAYTNSAYGLNYDGCVGRSLGAINTPAEQMIMQDMQDTFVISSTNTRATCLSQMGTGLARHNEGANVGFVDGHAKWLSGSTIRGNIPATAGTWCPYLGITMQ encoded by the coding sequence ATGAGGAGAGGTTTCACGCTCATCGAGTTGCTGGTCGTGATCGCGATCATCGCCATTCTGGCGGCCATTCTCTTCCCCGTGTTCGCCAAGGCCCGTGAGAAGGCGCGCCAGACCAGTTGCCTGTCGAACGTCAAGCAAGTGCTGCTCGCGCACCTATCCTATGCGCAGGACTACGATGAGACGTTCCTGTCCGGCCGCTACACCGGCGTGTGCATGTATGGACACACTCACCTGGACGCTGCGCCTGCCGCCATCAATGACTACCGCGGCTGGGCCAACCACCTGGTCCCCTACATCAAGAACAGCCAGATCTTCCGCTGTCCCAGCCAGACGCCCGGCACCTGCACCAGTGGCACGGGCGAGGCGTACACGAACAGCGCCTACGGCCTCAACTACGACGGGTGCGTCGGTCGGTCCCTGGGCGCCATCAATACGCCGGCCGAGCAGATGATCATGCAGGACATGCAGGACACCTTCGTCATCTCTAGCACGAATACGCGGGCGACGTGCCTCTCGCAGATGGGAACGGGCCTGGCACGCCACAACGAGGGCGCCAATGTGGGCTTCGTCGACGGCCACGCCAAGTGGCTGTCGGGCAGCACCATCAGGGGCAACATCCCGGCGACCGCCGGCACCTGGTGCCCGTACCTGGGCATCACCATGCAGTAG